The Streptomyces sp. YIM 121038 sequence ATCAGCGACGACATCGTCGCCGCGGACGACCAAGAGCCGCTGTCCAACGAGAGCGCCCGCCGGGAGCGGGCCCGCGCTCTGGTCGCTCAGCGGGTCTCGCAGTGGGCCGTGAAACGGGCCCGGCAGGGCACGGCGCTGGCCCAGGCGCAGGTCGACACGCTGTGCCAGGCGGTGTACGACGCGGTGTTTCACGCCGGGCCTCTGCAGAAGTACCTGGACGACCCGCTGGTGGAGAACATCGTCGTCCTGGGCGACGAGGTGCAGGTCGACTACGTCAACAAGGCCACGCAGAAGGCCCCCAGGGTCGCCGAGAGCGATGAGGAGCTCGTGGCTCTGATCAACCGTCTGGCGTCGAACTCCGGGCACCGGGAGCGGAGGCTGTCGAGCTCCACCCCCATGGTGTCGTTCAGGCTGCCCGACGGGTCCCGTGCCGAGGCCACCATCTTGAGCCCGCGGCCGTTTCTGGGCGTGCGCCGCCACGGCGTGGTGGACTCCAGCCTCGAACAGCTCCAGGAATGGGGCACCCTGTCCCCGGCACTGGCTGCGTTCCTGCACGCGCTGGTCCTGGCCCGCAAGAACGTCCTGTTCAGCGGAGATGTGGGCACAGGAAAGACATCCCTGCTGCGAGCGCTGGCCAAGAAGATCCCCCCGGAGGAGCGGGTGGTGGTCCTGGAATCCGACCGCGAACTGCACCTGAGCGGCTACCGGGAAGGCGCGCAGTTCATCGAGCTGGAGGCCCGGGACTCCAACGGCGAGCTCGTCGACGGCCGGCCCGTGGGCCAGGTGACGGTGGAGGACATGTTCCCGCACGCGCTGCGGATGCTGTCCACACGGGTGCTGGTCGGCGAGGTCCGCGACCGCGAGGCCATCGCGATGCTGCAGGCCATGAGTGCCGGCGGCGCGGGCTCCATGTGCACGCTCCACGCTGCCTACCCCAGCCTCGTGCTGCCCCGGCTGGTCACCTTGTGCCGGGGCATGCACCGTGACGACGTCCACGAACTCGTGGGCACCGCCATCAACTTCGTCGTCTACCTCAAGCAGATCAACCAGACACGCCAGGGCGGGCGCCGGCACCGGTTCGTGCACCAGGTCGTGGAAGTCCAGCCCGGCGAACACGGGCGTCCTGCCCTTCAGGAGATCTTCGGCCCGGCTGGATCCGACCCACGGGCGGTGCCCAAACTGGTGCCGTCGTGCATCGGCGAGCTGGAGGAGCAGGCCGGATTCGACCGGCGCTGGCTGGCCGTGCCGCAGTACGGTGCCTGGCCCGCCCCGCTGGATCTGATCGTGAAGGCGGCGGGCGCGGCATGAGCAGTGATCAGTGGAGTCTGCTGGCGGCCCTGTGCGGAGCGCTGGTGACGGGCGGCCTGCTGGCGGCAGCGCGCGGATACTGGCCCCCGCAGCTGCCGGCCGGACGGCCTCCGTCACGGTGGGCCGTGCGCGTGCAGCAGGCCAGGGCCTCGCTGCCGCAGGCGTGGGCGCGCCGCTGGCGCCTGATTGTCCTCGCCTCTGGTGCTGCCTCCATCGGCGGCTGGTGGTACTGGCAGCGCCCGGTGCATGGACTGCTGGCCGGGATCGCGGTCCTGGGGGTGCCATGGATCTGGCATCCGGCCGGTACCAGTGAGCGGCAGATCATGCGCCTGGAGGCGCTGGCCCAGTGGATGCAGCAGCTGGCCGGGGTGCACGAGTCCGGCGGCACCCTGGAAAGTGCCATTACCACCTCCGCGCCCCGGGCACCGGCAGTGATCCGCCCGCCGGTGCGGCTGCTGGCGGCCCGGCTGCGGGTGGGCGCCACCCCGGCGGTCGCCTACCGGCAGTTCGCCGATCACTTCGGCGATGGCGCGGTCGACAACGCGGTGATGCTTTTCCTCACCCACGCCCAGCAGCACGGGCCCGGGCTGAGCCGGGCCCTGCAGTCGATGGCGTCCCTGACCGAGCAGGAAGCCATCCAGTTGCGCTCGGTGGACGCCAAGCGCAGCCAGGTCCGTACCGGCACCCGCTGGATCTCGGTGATCACTTTGCTGATCGCGGCCTATATCTTCACCAACCCGTCCTGGGGCGAGATCTACCGCACCCCCACCGGCCAGGCGGTGATGTTCACCCTTGGGGCGGCGTTCGCCGCGGCCCTGGTGTGGCTGCGCGCGCTGGCCCAGTCCTCTCCCCCGCCCCGGCTGCTGGACGAGCTGTCCGCGTCGGGCCCTCCCGGCAGCCCGGGCCCGCGCGGGCCGGGATACGTGAACAGGAAGCGGAAGGGGGCCTGGCTGTGATGTCACCGGAAGCACTCGCGTGCGGAGCTCTGTGCGGCGCAGGCCTGTTCCTGGTGGTGCGGGAGTTTGTGCCTGCGCGACCGGATGTGAACGCGGTTCTGGACCGGCTGGAGAACTTCGAGCCGGGGCCCGGCCGCGCCCAGGGGGGTGCCCGCGGCGGCGGGTCGGCGCGGTCGTTGTGGGAACGCGCCGGGGAGCAGATCCTGGCCGCGCATGGCCACCGGCTGAGCCTTCCGCGCAGCGATCTGGACCTGCTGGGCCTGTCCCCCGCCGCGCACATCGGCTCCAAAGTCGTGGGCGCAGTCCTGGCGCTCGTGATGGTGCAGCTCGCCGGAGTGGCGGCGGTCCTGGCCGGCTTCGGGCTGTCCTTGGCGCTGCCGGTGCTGGGCTCCCTGGCGTTCGCCGCCTATATCTGGATCGACGCGGACAGGCAGGTGCGGCGCAAGGCGCGCCGAGCCCGCCTCGAGGCCCGCTACGCCATCGCCTCGTTCCTGGAGCGCGCCCAGTTGGAGCGCGGCGCGAACATCGGGCCGGAGGCCGCGGTGCAGCGCACGGCCGAGGTCGGGGACCACTGGGTGCTGGCCCGGATCAGCGCGGCCCTCAAGCGCGCCGAGCTCGCCGGGGTCCCCCAGTGGGAGGCGCTCACGCAGCTCGGGGAGCAGCTGGGGATCCCCGAGCTCGCGGCCCCTGCGGAGTCCTTCTCCCTGGCCGGGGAGGG is a genomic window containing:
- a CDS encoding ATPase, T2SS/T4P/T4SS family yields the protein MALTSPASLEVTDRSGALPATPQDIAWLRDEISDDIVAADDQEPLSNESARRERARALVAQRVSQWAVKRARQGTALAQAQVDTLCQAVYDAVFHAGPLQKYLDDPLVENIVVLGDEVQVDYVNKATQKAPRVAESDEELVALINRLASNSGHRERRLSSSTPMVSFRLPDGSRAEATILSPRPFLGVRRHGVVDSSLEQLQEWGTLSPALAAFLHALVLARKNVLFSGDVGTGKTSLLRALAKKIPPEERVVVLESDRELHLSGYREGAQFIELEARDSNGELVDGRPVGQVTVEDMFPHALRMLSTRVLVGEVRDREAIAMLQAMSAGGAGSMCTLHAAYPSLVLPRLVTLCRGMHRDDVHELVGTAINFVVYLKQINQTRQGGRRHRFVHQVVEVQPGEHGRPALQEIFGPAGSDPRAVPKLVPSCIGELEEQAGFDRRWLAVPQYGAWPAPLDLIVKAAGAA
- a CDS encoding type II secretion system F family protein, encoding MSSDQWSLLAALCGALVTGGLLAAARGYWPPQLPAGRPPSRWAVRVQQARASLPQAWARRWRLIVLASGAASIGGWWYWQRPVHGLLAGIAVLGVPWIWHPAGTSERQIMRLEALAQWMQQLAGVHESGGTLESAITTSAPRAPAVIRPPVRLLAARLRVGATPAVAYRQFADHFGDGAVDNAVMLFLTHAQQHGPGLSRALQSMASLTEQEAIQLRSVDAKRSQVRTGTRWISVITLLIAAYIFTNPSWGEIYRTPTGQAVMFTLGAAFAAALVWLRALAQSSPPPRLLDELSASGPPGSPGPRGPGYVNRKRKGAWL